From the Longimicrobium sp. genome, one window contains:
- a CDS encoding EthD family reductase, producing the protein MAKLISLYNHPTDEAAFEKYLQETHLAIARKIPGLRFVEISRGPVMTAEGPGPYHLVLILNFDSMEDLHAGLNTPEGSAAAADAAALGTGGVTVLVFDSQQV; encoded by the coding sequence ATGGCCAAGCTGATTTCGCTGTACAACCACCCGACGGATGAGGCCGCGTTCGAGAAGTACCTTCAGGAGACGCACCTCGCCATTGCCCGGAAGATCCCTGGGCTGCGGTTCGTGGAGATCAGCCGCGGTCCCGTGATGACGGCCGAAGGTCCGGGCCCGTATCACCTGGTGCTGATCCTGAACTTCGACAGCATGGAAGACCTACACGCGGGGCTGAATACTCCCGAGGGCTCCGCGGCCGCCGCGGACGCGGCCGCGTTGGGCACGGGCGGCGTCACCGTCCTCGTCTTCGATTCGCAGCAGGTATGA
- a CDS encoding GNAT family N-acetyltransferase, translated as MAEFTIREATSDDAGRISALIASLARYFLADPERPQDAAAFFETITPAAITDCIASGRYRYHLAEAAGELAGLVGVRDAGHLYHLMVAEPFHGQRIASALWEVANKAAAADGNTGRFTVNSSMNAVPVYERFGFTATGAVQVQNGIAFMPMELRRDSPARALDVRVAQDHLSPSPETPWPS; from the coding sequence ATGGCAGAGTTCACCATCCGCGAAGCGACGTCCGACGACGCTGGGCGCATCAGCGCGCTGATCGCATCGCTCGCGCGCTACTTCCTCGCCGATCCGGAGCGCCCCCAGGACGCGGCGGCGTTCTTCGAGACGATCACGCCCGCGGCGATCACGGATTGCATTGCGAGCGGCCGCTATCGCTATCACCTTGCGGAAGCCGCGGGCGAACTGGCGGGCCTGGTGGGCGTGCGCGATGCCGGTCACCTGTATCACCTGATGGTCGCCGAGCCGTTCCACGGGCAGCGCATCGCGTCCGCGCTGTGGGAGGTGGCGAATAAAGCGGCGGCGGCGGACGGAAACACGGGCCGGTTCACGGTGAACTCGTCCATGAACGCCGTGCCGGTCTACGAGCGGTTCGGCTTCACGGCGACGGGTGCCGTGCAGGTTCAGAACGGCATCGCATTCATGCCCATGGAACTGCGCCGCGACTCGCCCGCTCGCGCGCTGGATGTTCGTGTCGCACAGGATCACCTTTCCCCGTCCCCTGAAACGCCATGGCCAAGCTGA